atgcatgtttctaagttgggggtgtagggtaattgctggtattgttggtattgttttggtaAATTGGATATtgtttgttattgtttttgtttttgttggtattatttttacttttgttggtattgtttttaattatgatattaagtatgtgttcttttcccgaagaatgttatttttatgattgaacctggaatgtttaggatgtttagttaagagtaaagtaatgatgacttaagtggtggtggtccgtgttttctagcatatataaaagtgtttttacaagtcaatgatatccctccgaaaaataatttgtgatgtacatcaagaatgggttgttgatattgacatgtatggttcttttaatgacattgcaaataaagggtgtccatgtgtgtgaaatcttcaaacggaagtgaagtcagagtatttaaacaatccttatgccattgtgttgtgagttcttagtttctatttgtgtatgatgcttgtaatctagaactttcccgattgatcgtgcgtgaattctaaggagaatttgattgtgaagtgatcttagacTTTATTTGTATTGACTCCaaagcctgtttatcttaaatgagcctagcccgtacagaaaatgatccctagtctcccattttgagcctatagactttttctttgattagtcgTTAACTAACCTccttcccttctgtgaataaacccatttggcaccaaatccctccttgacactaaagaatgacaaaagaggctaaaagcctaagttgggggtgataagcgaaagatgtgaaaaatgaggctaaaagcctaagttgggggtaataagtgaaagatgcggaaaataaggccaaaggcctgttggtTAGAATTAAtgtgaataatatatatatatatatatatatatatatatatatatatatatatatatgggtgtatatatatagatatatacatgtatatagatatataagttctaaataaatccacgctagAGCTGTAGGGTCAGAAATAAAAGGAAGAAGGGTGAATGAAGTCAAAGtgaagtgtcaaggagggtgagtcaccactatccaaatattcatcctacccgtccctaagccaatgttacaagcctcaaaagtcctaatgtgatcacagtcgaactgttcaaagttgaaggcatggaaaataaaggcaagcctatggtatgtgcacgtatggtatgcaaatttctttgtgagtatgAGTgaccttctgtctctttagtcttctgtccgatttattttgtaaatgtgtgtctgagacattctttggtctatgtgagggcgtaaggattgtagattgcaaagtaactggcttttcgaagttgaaattcatgtgcatagagactctCATACTAtaattgtgtcattaattgaggttgcatagtgaattgtaattgttctgaaatgtgcgtcttgtgtcacaaataggatgtggataagagcccaatatttttcttggattgaagagtcattcttattttgctagatgttgtgtgttagtagtgagtttgttgtagttgcttgaggacaagcaaaagtttaagttgggggtgttgatgtgccgtgaatttcggcacattttatgcctttgtcactagaagtgttgcttgtttttaagtgtttttacatcgtttcttatgttattttggtgttttgtagggttggttgactaaggaacggaaatgataagaaatgctaaaaaaacggacaacttggagcaaaaggacggtccataactcgagttacggaccgtaacgtgatccgtaccagagTGGAAGATCCAGATGcgtgccgctataaaggacggtccgtaactcatgttacgggccgtaacgtgtaccgtaagctgaaggaaatttccagtaagaagcctaagtagtgtcacatgttACGCCTAGAAAGACGGTCCGTAACccaggttacggggcgtaacgtcgtggcgtaacgcattggccactgaacactgaggccatgatccgctggaagatacggaccgtaacctgtgttatggtccgtcgcaagaagccgtaacggttgacctatatcaagctgacaaaggacgaaaccgaaggacggaccgtaacctgtgttatggtccgtaacgatgccgcgtaagggtgtttttgtccagacatttggcgcgatttttggccctataaatacttaaagttagggttttaattcataatTCTGATTTTCaaggagcattaactttaagtcttgaatatttgtgaagtggttggagcatttaaggcaccAACTTCACcttcattccatattgtattagctttgtaagtatattatgttaacttttaagctttctttgttaactaaaatgatgagtagctaattttaattctaaggttgtggatcccatgataggtattatgtgaatgggtttctactattgatatatgcataatggttgttggtatttattctatcCTTGTGCGTTAGCGtcgggtaatgattgcaagcattagcctaagccattatactaacttttcttgggaaagagagtcagtattggtgagattgaataacaatgactcggggcgttaaccctcatttaatagactaacttagggataagaacaagtctaattggcattattggtcgctcttcgatttcaactcttttacatttggaaaaatcataaagaggaaatacggcctaactgttgggaaacattaggaagtccttaagagatcaagtgcatactcttagaacaaccattagaagtatatcacattgaaacctaaAGCATAATATCTAATAAAAGTGGGGAACAAAACCTTAGTCTCTCtttcgcattaagtacaattcaagtcaaagtattcaattacattactcaataaatatttcaaactattcggaataggattaaagcctgtaaagactagtatcacatacaattagtacccttttctctccatattccctgtgggattcgaccccaaccttgtttgggttactatatttgacaacgtccgctttacgccattaataggtgtaatttgagcatatcaaaacCCTAGGCTTGAACTTGGTTCTTCTTCAATTAAACATGAATTAGTAGATGGGTTGCCCTTTGTGGCTCGGATTCCTATTTTTTGAGACTTTTTGGGTTCGGATTTAAAGTATGTCAATATGGGTAACATTGGATTCGTATGACTTCCTAATTAACAATTTGACCTTATTGAACCCAATTTTCTTATGAAATGACCACTTTGCCCCTTGAGGTTGGGAATGAATTTTTGAACTAACTTTTTGATTCGAAACTCTTCTAAGACTATTATAGGTATCCTTCGAATTCCCTCATTTTCCTCATTCCATGAGTTAGGATTTGGGTCTTGagtagggtttgaatgatgttcttcttgattttaatttcatgattcgaatatgtttagactttcattatctcgaggctcaaaggaagggaaagactaaggcttgattattggagactttgttgttcgactctccaagtaggttacggtttaccatatggtgagacttcgattagcgaagcatatatttagacgatattgtcagagaatgtatgtaaaccttcgggtatgaagttgagttagatattgccttaggttgggccttgttatatgatttggggctagccaccttgttgtgttgtgacttatcttgtccTATTTATTGTTGGTTCgttgccacgtggagatagtagatattggtgactagtgatatatcttgatgatgatattgtagcaccttacttgttgTTGTTTTGAGACGGGGATTGTGATattattgtggcttattgtgtagcccttttattgatattgttggtgtgcccatgtgtggtattgttgatattgatttgattattgacattgaactcatacattgcacgcattctcatccttcatgatatactgttgatacattaatGATATATAAGGAAACATTGTTATCAGCTGGGCTCAGttagatgagagtgacgtgaggaccgatgtctgATGTTTATCTTGGAATCAAGGTATGAGTGCTTGTAGCGATTGTCGAGGTCTTTGTCGGAATCGTGAGGAttggtacatagacttcgcgggtcccccatgggttgtgttgccgagatatgatgttccatcatctgagtacatgtgtatcggtgcatatgcattgcatccatattcatacattattgcattgcattgtacctttgacttcatgtgatattcttgtgatatagTTGTGATATGCGGATTCGGATTGGaagtactgagacttggcacagttgggtttagatgctataacataggtgatgacttgtacttggttAATGACTCGTGTTGACTTATAGcctgttgatttacctgtttatcttactttattgtcttggtatatgttagttaatcttagtcggcctatgatacctaccagtacgtgttgtttgtactgaactgcacttgctgcattcttttatgattgCAGAGTAGCAGGTGGGATCGACATCTACCCTTCGTGGCTGAGAGTTCGAGGCTGCTGATTCTAGTCTATTGGGGAGAGCATGTGGACGCTTCGCTACCCGAAGACTTTTCTTCCACTATGTCTTACTTTACTATTCTGAGACattattgagactattgatgtattattattactttcaaacttatagattttagttagatgctcttgtatgatcaGACCAAATAATAGGGTGGAGGTTTtttttacttccgcacttatttatattgtatttgtgagacttacattatttttctttcttgCGCTATTTTCTAtaaattgtgaatgttgagttaagggttcgtgcccgcatgacttagtgaaattgggtcgtgatatcTTGCTTCTACATACTTTCGATCGTCGACCAGTGACTACATAAGTAAGGTTtcccttctcttctcctttttctctctttctctttctattctctctctctctgtctctctctctctctctctctctctatcccattctctctttctctttctacccctttcttcttctcttagAGACCTTGGGATATTGGTTGGAGACTGGCCCTGTgcttctctctctatctctctctcccACCCCCTCTCTGTGTAGGGGCGCGGGCGCTTTTTGTCTGCCAACAAGAACAGATTTGGAAAAACGTTTTCGGCGAAAAACATGGAAATAACGTTCACACACGATAATCTCTTCGAGAGGAAATTATATAACTGTATGCGTCAAAATTGATATTTTAAGCCAATGCTTGGATTTTTTGCATTCTATTGGATCCGAGGTATTACTATACATACTAATATTTTGGGCCCGAGTTATTACTATACATACTAATATTTTAAGCCCGAGTTATTACTATACATACAAATATAGGTGTCTACGATTTTGTATATTTATGTACATCGCGTATTAGATAGATTGGATGCGTTCTGAGACGCTCCGGAAGAAAAAGGTTCGTTTGTAATTCGTTAACTCGTCTTCGAGATAAGTTAAGACTTTCTTAGACTTCTTTTGGGGGCAGTTTCAATATAGACAGGGGGTCTCGTATCCGTGATATGATGGACATTGATACAATTACTAATATCATATTATGGATAGTAGTGTAATTGTGTGATTATGGATTGTAATCCAAGACTGACAAAGCCTGTGGGTATTAGTTGATACTTATTTGACTGTTTATGTGCACGTATCACTCCAATTACCCATACACTTGTGATAATCAGGCTATTTGTGTAATTCCGCATTATATACGGTTATAATTGACTTGCATTTGTTATTCATGCTCATGTGATCATCTATATTCATACATGGTGATGGTTCACGCAGTTATGGATCGATATGATCGTTTTAGATCAGTTTTGGTTTGGAGTGATGTTATTTAGCTGAAAGAGGCTAGTAGCCGATGAAAATGGCTCCGACGGATTTGTGCATGCCGACAGGAAATAGTTTCGGCTGGTTTATGAACCTCACAAGTCCCCATTGGTAACGACTCCCGTACAGTCCCGTCAAACTCTGTTTATATATCAGATgcatattgcattgcattgtattttTCTTTAGATGATTATTTAATTATCTGATTATTTGACCATCTGGTTTTACTTGGTACTTAGTTTTATCCTCAACCCTGTTTATTGAACGGTTTCAAGTTAAGGTAAACCAATTAATGCTAAAATAATACTTTTTCTTAATAACATCACTACTTCTGTCTATGAAATTTACTGAGTACACGTGCTTCCAGTACTCACACTACACTTGTTGTACTCTTTGTAATGCAGAGTATGTTCTGAGCACGAGTGGATCCTGTGGAATTGTCTGAGCCTGAGATAGTGATTTCTGGAGTTTGTGGTGAGCTGTCTGGCTGATTTGCAACGTCATTCTCCTATCCCTTTTATGTATTTGTCTTTTCCTTATTTTCTCTAGACTGTGTATTGTCCATTTTCTAACTTGTATTATCATTCTTAGTGGCTCTTGTACACATGACATCAGTCTTGGATGGTATTTTGTTATTTCTGCACTTTATTTATTAGTAAAAGActtgattttggatattattgtGTATCACTTACTTTCCACCTAATTAACTTAATGAATTGGTTaaattggttgttgttgattctcCTACCGGGTGGAGATAGGTGCCTTCACACTATTGAAAATTGAATCTTGACATTAACAATATAACTAAAACAACACATGATAATGATAAATCAAAGTAGAAAAAAGTACTAATAAAGAAACATTCTTTTTTCTCCGAATTCAACTAATATCACGAATATGAAAATTTAAAGGATATTGTTTCACATTCATTTGAAAGCAATATCTAGTTTGTTTGTGCTTTGCCTAATGTCAGTAAATATCGATAGAATAGACTTGGTATTTTTCAGCTTAAATGTATCACACGTGTATTAATATTATTTacacttttttaaaattttgtacTTATTAACATAAAATACACATACAATGCACGTATATAATGATAATTATATTGGAAATAAAAATACAAACAATGCTGAGAACATAATGGGTAAATTAAACTGAGGTGATCGCTTTAAATTGTTATTGAGCATTTTGTTCGTAGAAACTGAAATTCTAGTGGCATATGCTTATTTAGTTTATATAGATTTATGTATCTCGACAGGGCTTTTTAAGAAATCATTTTCATAATTATTTTTAATTACCTTGGCCATACTTTCCTTCTGGGGAATACAAAGAACTAAAATAAGCCCGAAAGAAATACAAACTGAATACAGGTGGAATTAAACCCATTGTTACATCGTAGTCAACTAGTCATCTCATTTTTGTCCCTTTCCAAATTGGGACTAAGATGCAGCAATCTTTTGTAAGATTCAAACCAAAGATGTTCCTAAAACGCGACTAAATTTGGTATCTTTATATTGGTGTAATAAATTTACGGATTGAACTGAATTCAAACGGATTGAAATGGACTGAATCAATAGAGGAGTGAGTCACTGAATCAATAAAGGAGTGAGTCAAAGATTGTTTAGGCTGAAATGGATTGATCTAGATAGATTAAATAATGttctctccgtctcaatttatatgaagttgtttgacttgatacaaaatttaaaaatgaaagaacgacttttaagacttgttgtctaaaacaagccataaaTACTTGTAttgactataaatcatctcattaagggcaAAATGGAAAGCTTAAGTTAAAATTGTTACTATACATATAAATATCGATGTTATTTTTTTTGGGACTGACAAAAAATGAAAGAATGTCACATAAAGGGGATAGTGAAAATAGTATAAACTTCTTTATGGTAGTGCCAAGAAATTTTTTGGCGTTGAATTAAGTTAGGAAGACAAGTTAAGAAAAGATTCATCTTCAAATaaattttccctttctttcaataTTTTAGATTATATTTTATCGTTGCTCATTTCTTTTATTGATCATAAATCCGACTTGCTGTATAAAGCCAAACAGATCGCTTTCCACTAACGATGATATATAGAAAAGTGCATTGTTGGAAATATATCGAGCCCAACTTGCATTAACATGAGCCATTGAGCAGATCATACAAACTAATTTTGCCAAGTGGAATTGATCCTATTTGACATCTCTATTACGAATCCATATGTAAATGCATTTTATCCGAACACACGATAGCAAGTCAAGTTAGAACAATAGACTTAACTAACTCTGCCCAAATCACACTTAACCGCAAGTCTCCCATTTTCTATCTTCTTCAAACTTGAACAATAGACTTAACTAATTCTGCCCAAATCACACTTAACCGCAAGTCTCCCATTTTCTATCTTCTTCAAACTTACTCTTTTCCCACGAAAAAAAGTAGTCAATTTTAGACCTAAGTTAATGCTAACTTCCCCAACACTCCTTACCAAAACTCTTCATTGATGCCCCATTTTCTTATTAATTAACAATGTGCACAAAATGGCAAATTAAAGAATAGAAACCCACTAATTTCCATTCCTTTCTTATGATCATCCAAAGTGGTAAACAACTTACTTAGTTTGGGTTGGTATATTTCCTAGTTTGAATGTTATAAACTTTTCGATAGGTCaaacaaaatatattctaacTCTGATtattgaaaaggaaaagaaacttATGGCTATTTTATATGTTACGTTTTGTTTTGGAAAAAGCATACACTTACATATTTGTTTTGGAAAACGCATACACTTATATATTTTTGTCCGCGGACATACACTTACATGTTATGTCTGATGTTTACATCAAATCACATTAATAGTCATGATTAAGTTATAACTTGATATGAAAAGACATAATATTTACTTATAATATATAAATAAGTGATAAAAATGTATACAAATACATGTATTGTGTTTGATTGATAGTTGACGCAAACACTAAATTGACTAAGATTTTTTCCTACTTTTATTTATTCATGTCGCTTAAAGAGCGTTACCAAATTGGTCCCCCCGTGTTAAGCTCTTTTAAAAAGGATTATCTGGCTCCCCACCAAAAAGTACTACTTTTAGCTCCCGTTTGGTCACGagaattattcattttattctgatttttttttttactattttctGGAATCAGcttttggccatgagaattccaAATATAATTTGAAGTTGTATTCtagaataccaaaaactcaaaaaacttgtttttaaaaaaaaatcatttttttacaactacatttcaccaaaaattatggtcaaacacaactccaactctaaaattccaaaaaaagggaaaatttgtttggtatctatggacaaacggggccttagTTTGAAGGGGCACAAGAGTTAAGTAAGTAGATGAGGCTTTTCTTGTAATTTTAAACGAAAAAATGTAACATGTACCAAATAAAAATGTTCTTAATCTTGTGATTTAAACATGCTAGGATATTGAAATTAAaaagttactaaatatagaaagtgatATTTTTTTCTTAATCAGATTTAAAGAAAAGAAAGACACAGAAATTAAAACAATGGGAGTATGTTTTTaactatatatattatatttattttctaTAAATGAGTAGTATTTATAATCGAAAATTTGTTCGTTTATTCCGGTAAAATAAGGATTATAAAAATTGAAAGATGTTTTAATATTCTCATTCTTTTAGTTTTGAACTCTGACAGAAAatattgatgttttttttttcttggaaaCTTATGACGTTGGTTTACTGAGTGCTCCACAAATCTGTTGACTTTATAATTGTCAAACCTAGAACTAAATAATAAAGACGATTCAACGTTCATAGGTCTGTTACATAATCATTTCTGACATAAAGGCTCCATTAAATAATATGTTAGGATAATTACTACTAGTAATTTCACGGAGGAAAATGGAAATGCGTAGACACATTCctgaataaaagaaaataatttggcAAATTCTTTTTTGTGTATTACTTTCATATCTTTTATGTGTTGAAAAAAttgttataaaagaaaaaaacaaccAAAAATAAATTTGTAAGGGACTACAaaaccaacatatatatatatatatatatatatatatatatatatatatatatatataacaaaatatgTCTCAGAATTTAATTATAATTCTCCAGACATTTTTTTTATTGTCTGTACATATGTTTTATACAATTCTCTGTAATTCCAAACCTTTCTGTTATTCGGATTAGTTAATTAACACAGAGGGATTTGACTGAATGATAAAGAAAATTTCTTATTCTTAGTCAAATGTTTCATATTCGAGCTTGAGAATCAAGTCCACGTAAATAGGAAGTGCTACAACCCTTCTTGAGATGATGGATATCTCATATCCAAAAATTAGCAGTGCGCCCTGCCAGTCCTCCAGGGCCCAAATAGCTTAATTTTCTCCCATGAACTATTTGTGTCAATGGATTAGTTCGATCCAAAACTTGAGATAATGTGTGTAAACCGAAAAAGAATTCATAAGTAGTTGTTAATGGAGTTGAGGTTCTTAAATTAATCAAGCCACTAAATTTTCGGACATCGGATGCTTGAAGCAACAAAAGAAGAAGTAGGTTTAGCTAGATGAATTATTAGGAAGCTAGCCGTTTTCCATACACTTAACTCATGCTTGTGTGATGACTAATGACAAGCACAATGAAAGTAGGAAACCATTATTGTGAGAAAATTCCAGTCCCTTTTCAAATATCCTAGTTgaggtatacctgaatcttgagACTATTGACTTCTCTCATTTTGTTTTCGTAAAGATAACACTTTCATTCTTCCTCTATTTTTCTATCTCTAATCCATTTTCCCTCTTCTCCCtctatatatattgatgataattCAAGTTGAAGTAGCACAGGTTCtctttcatttttatttattatttccttAAGTTCCAAaaggagaagaaaagaaaagaatagaaaacaaaaaaatgtttttcaGAAGCCTCCTTATAGTACTATTAGCCACTTTATTGTTTTCAACCTCTTGTAATGGAAAGAAAATTGGGAAACCAATAAAACGTGGTAATAATGCACCAAAAATTGATAATGTGAAAAAAAAGACACAAGCAATTATTGATATACAAGCTTTTGGAGCCAAAGGTGATGGACTCACAAATGATACAGAGGTAAATTCTTTTTTAGTTTAggtttgtttatttgttttatttttgcaCTAATATTTTGTCTAACCTATTATGGTAGCTTGAAAATTACATTCTTACCAGGTTATAAATGAATTTTATGTAGAGATTCATATTATTTACTTTAATTTATTACTAATCTGATTGTATAAGTATTTTTTACCCCATCAATGCATATAATTTAAAGTTTAATCAATTCCATTTTCAGGCATTTATAAGGGCTTGGAAGAAGGCATGCCAAACAGAAAATGGTGTGCTTTTGATTCCAAGGCACAAGACATATTACATTGGACCAATTAAATTTCATGGTCCTTGCAAGAAAGGCCTTAGAATGATGGTGAGTTTAAATAATTAGCAAAAAACATCTACTATTAGCAATAATTAACTTATAAtatgtaattttattttcataattagCTTTTTGATTTCGTCATCTTTGTATTTGCTTTTTTGTTGTATCATTTAGATAAATGGAGAACTCATAGCTTCAAAGGACATATCAGATTATAAACAAGATAGAAGACATTGGCTTTTATTCCAAAACATGGAAAATTTTATAGTTGAAGGTGTGGGAAGCATCGATGGCAATGGACAAGTATGGTGGAAACGCTCTTGCAAAATTGATAAAACAATTGTGAGTTTATTAATTAATTTCTTTTTCTATGTTACaccatgttaaaaaaaagtgtgtttattttatgagtttaaatcatATATATTGTTAGTCTGttactctttaaaaaaaaaaaagaattacacCATCAAGTTATTTTTACTTGTAAGAATCAACATCACATAATAGTATCATTAATTttattttctctctttctctgcAGCCATGCAATGCAAAAACACTAACAGTTCCAACTGTAAGTTTCAACCCAActtttatatatttataaaattttatgCAGTTTATAAAATTGAGCAATAAACATTACTTAATACTAAATATCTATACTTCTCTGACAGGCTATGACTTTTTACAATTGCACAAATTTGACAGTGAGAAATTTAGAGTTGAAGAATCCACAGAAAATGCACTTGACAATTACTAAAAGTGTGTTTGTTGAGGTTTCAAGATTGAGAATTACAGCACCTGCTGATAGCCCCAACACTGATGGCATTCATGTTTCTGGGACAAAAGATATAGATATCCACCATTCTTATATTGAAACaggttttaattaaaaataaattggCATTAATTGAATTTCTGGAAaaaattgtgttttttttttctttggtgaTTTTGTAACTATTATTAATGACTGAATATGCTTGTGTGCTTAATTAGGTGATGATTGTATCTCAATTGTAAATGGTTCCACTAATGTTAGAGCAAGATATATACATTGTGGACCTGGCCACGGAATCAGGTAATTAATGCAATATATATGGTAGAGAAGAAAAAAGTTCATATCTATATTTTTCCACACTTTAGTTCACTTTGTGAATACAACTTTGAAAATCTTGTTAAAAACGGGATGTTTTTAGTGAAAAGTTACACTAAAAATCAAAATATCTTATCCAACAAAAAGATAGGAAGTATTCATCTATTTTAGCTTATTTAATTTtagatttaacttatatacacagATAATATATAAAAAATTACTGGATATCATGTAATATTGACATGATAGTGTAAAAAT
The sequence above is a segment of the Lycium barbarum isolate Lr01 chromosome 6, ASM1917538v2, whole genome shotgun sequence genome. Coding sequences within it:
- the LOC132599791 gene encoding polygalacturonase-like, whose product is MFFRSLLIVLLATLLFSTSCNGKKIGKPIKRGNNAPKIDNVKKKTQAIIDIQAFGAKGDGLTNDTEAFIRAWKKACQTENGVLLIPRHKTYYIGPIKFHGPCKKGLRMMINGELIASKDISDYKQDRRHWLLFQNMENFIVEGVGSIDGNGQVWWKRSCKIDKTIPCNAKTLTVPTAMTFYNCTNLTVRNLELKNPQKMHLTITKSVFVEVSRLRITAPADSPNTDGIHVSGTKDIDIHHSYIETGDDCISIVNGSTNVRARYIHCGPGHGISIGSLGKNKQEDVVSNVYVHDATLRGTTNGLRIKSWQGGRGYAKDILFQDIVMVNVTNPIIIDQFYCDQDNPCKEQKEAVHVSNIMYKNIKGTSSTQTAIKLNCSKTIPCKGIQMENVDIRHESGSTVKALCANVKFTTKGVFFPKCPSERR